A region of the Plasmodium vinckei vinckei genome assembly, chromosome: PVVCY_11 genome:
ttttaaagctaataaatattaaaattataatagtaGTGAGTAGTATTgggcattttttttgataatagtattaaattttaaagatAGAGACAATTAAGAAAAACAACactgtatataaaaaggatatatatatattttttttaatatatatagcgcaccaattttaaatattctatataaattattgttattaaaCTTTTTCCTGCATTAAATAAgaaaacataaatttaataaggcatttttttaaaatactaCATTCGCACTTGttattgaaaatttaatttatagcTAGCTAACtaaatattatgcataaaattaaaaattttgggAATATTCCAATTCATTATCATTAGTTTTGAAACCATttaattcataaatatCTCTCATGGAATTTATAGTGATAATAAAtgattaatataataacagaacattattataatgatatatagTGTGCATGGTCACATTAAACAAATAagataaaacaaatgaattATAAAGTTAAAAGCTCGTGCTTCtcctttttaaataatgctATTTAGTATTAtcgtttatatatatatatatatatatataatattatggtATGCTTAatagttttataaaattagtaTGGAGAaagggttcagggttttTTACTCAAGTGTGTACCCTGATTTATTTTGGCAAAATttttagtaataatattgattgtatatgaaatattattatatgcatatataataaaatacagGTCGtacttaatttttatgaattgcatcaaaataattataaagacattttttttttacaaattcatttaacatcgataaatatttatcacttacataaaaaatataaaaggttagggcaatataattattattttcatcacaTACCCAtaaattctttttatttttataaatatggtgtacataaattttcacattaaataatgaatatttgaaaatagcAAATAATTGCTTACAATTTATTAgacaacaaaaatattattaacaatatattgttttgcAGACGCATTATTTGGTTTGTAAAAACTGTAATGTTTATTGATGTGGAAcgagaaaataatgataatatagaGGATTCAGGGGAGTGTAATAATTGTAGActgataatgataaaattatggCTGGATGGATATTCcttcttaaaaaaatttatgattCTGATTTGGTTGACAATGATGTACCAAAgaatatgaatattaacgaatatattatcacatggttaatttatatgttaaAGCTAAAAGATGGTAACAGCATCACCAATTTAAATGacttttattatcaatataaaaatcaaCGTGGAGAACATAGCTTGGTTTCAACTAATGGTAAAGATTATTTTAACattattgataatattataattaataaaaactaTTTGATGGATATGGATAAGAACATTATAtctaaattttataatttattaaaatcatTATGTAGCATGTACAATGATATTAATAAGGATACGCCAGATTGTACACAATTTCGCAAAAAGGTAAAGAATTTGTTggaatttttgaaaaacttaataatgattttgatattaatgaaaacagttcatatagaaaaatattgtcTAGTTTATCAACttattatgataattttaaaaaatattgtgaTAAAAATTGCAATGGTTGTAGCAGTATTCCACCTCTTCCAACAACAAAAACAATACAAGTTTCTGCGCATATCTCTGAAAATACATCATCAAGTTCGTCGATATTAAACACATTAATTTCAGGtttatcaatattttctttaatacCAGCTTTCTTGGGAATTGCTTATAAGGTAAATATTAAGGaattaaaaagtataatatttaaattgtatttttgtGATCCCTTATATGcgtttatcaaaaaatatatatacgattaccatttttatattagtattcattatttggaATTAATAAACTATTCCAAAGacaatatataagaaaaaatttaaaaaaataaagaaaaaaatgaaagttaatatattattcgaAGAATAATAGTGAGTCCAGGAACAGTAATAATGATTGATATATGTTACGAAACTGTCTATTTGGAAATAAGTCATTTTTGACCATATTTTTGgatcataatttttgtgtttataaaatcatttaaataacataatgaataaaatataaaattactatgcatattattgcatttttgtattgtttttgtattgtttttatatgattttatGTAGTGGGTCAAGGTTAAGGTTATGTTTATGGTACCCACATATGGGTTAGGGTTAAGTGTTACATTACAtctaattttgtataatttttaataatttgataatatttattagtttaacgaattgttttaaatatatataagacaAATTATAACAATTGAATTTCGTGTTAATATAACTTAGTGGTAAATCTGTTGAACTACGCAtgttttgtattttattgttaaaTTTGCATTAATGAGTTATAGGGCAATTAGccaaatattaaaatcgatatagaaaaatgaaTCCAAAGCATCGATTTTATTCTATAAGATAACAtcgatttaaataatttaatatttattatgagAAATTGTGGGAAAATGGAATTAATTGATATAGAGAATGTTATACAAATCGATCTcattcatttattaatttttttttttgtttataaaagaaaaaatattatttatatgataaatttaatacGTTTTATTCTCGtgctaaaaatatatggattCGTATTTAAAAGACAATACAAAATTCAagcaataataaataagccATATTGCATTTCttagtataaataattcgGGTTTTAGTATATGGAAGCCATATTAATGGTCATTCacctatttttataaaaaaatataaaatattattaaatgatattaaaCATTTGAGAAGTATAACAATAAGAACGCATTTAGatgcaaataataatttttggtAGTcgtttttcatatttttgcataaattgatttacaatatatatgcatccaatatttattaccacaattaaattatattaatttggaTGTAGacatacaaaaataaaaaacatgttTATAAAGTATCAAGGATGTTATTAAATGAACCTTTATGCTACACTAAaaacttatttatataaaatatgtaaaaaaatattttaggTTGAATTTGTTGcataaatttgtttgtttgtaattaaaataatttgttcTTTACGAAAATGGTTtgttatttgaaaaaaacataaatataaaattttcgaAATTGTATATCTACATCTTTGATGATAGAGTTATTGTATATGGATATAAATTAgtgcattattttatttatattttaaatataaaaattaattttgttatattaaatataatggtttaattaaacaaaaatattcacgaacaatatatatatttttatacatttaaaatatattattttttatttttattatttatattaaattaaaaataaaatataaattttttttaacgtGTAATTGCAGGATTATAAATTTGTGGGTGACTTAAAATAGCAGCaacatatatttccatAAATAGCATATAActtgtttatataaattaaaataaaaaatttgtaatattaaataatagcaTCAttgttttacaaaaataatatataaaaaggaaactaaaagaataaataatatatattatttaaagcGTATTGCTTTGTGGAAAAActtttcataaataaaaaaacgaatAAAAGGATATTTAGTTTAGTTTGTATCGTTTTGTATGTCATTTTGGCTGTATCAATAGATTGCTCGGAACAGAAAGTTgtcaaaacaaaatataaactagtatatagaaaattatataatagtgTTTATTTACATGTTGTGACATATCAAcgaatatacatattattatatttatttctagCATGATCAATCTAAGACATCTGGCTTAAGAAGTAGAATCATTCGTGCTATCAAGAAAATAAACGGaagtaacaaaaaaaatgttatagaATCTCAACGAGAAATccaatttaataataacaataacaACCATTATAATTGTTATGGTTTATATGTCGACAATAATGATTTGGTTCGACTTTTTTATAGTTGTTTATGTGGTAATAATTATAGTGATTAGGAATATGATTAGGCTCtccatttatatatttatgtattaatattttaagttTATAATTGATTAGATAAAtgtcaaaataaatacaatttgtttattataaattgttaatataaaatttataaatttacttacatggaaaatatttggcttatttcattattgtatataattcGTGAAAAAATtcagaaaataattaataattgaaATAAGATCGATCCGTTTgctataattataatatttgttatttgtaagcttataattttacattttatatgtacatttataaaataaataattttgcatTTTAATGTATATTCTGTCTTATAACATATGtttgtgtttttttattattttatatagaaTTTGGCTTTAAACACACAAATTTGAGTGTGACACTG
Encoded here:
- a CDS encoding CIR protein PIR protein, fragment, which produces MAGWIFLLKKIYDSDLVDNDVPKNMNINEYIITWLIYMLKLKDGNSITNLNDFYYQYKNQRGEHSLVSTNGKEFVGIFEKLNNDFDINENSSYRKILSSLSTYYDNFKKYCDKNCNGCSSIPPLPTTKTIQVSAHISENTSSSSSILNTLISGLSIFSLIPAFLGIAYKTIYKKKFKKIKKKMKVNILFEE